In Sulfurovum xiamenensis, a genomic segment contains:
- a CDS encoding FAD:protein FMN transferase has product MRSLFVLLFPLFILAQEELQTRTQVLMGTFVSISLPPKYNQEITRSFELLKRIENSLSTYDETAVLANLNKDHHVKYDPYLAEALTLSRDYYEQTNGYFDITIGSISKKLYHFGEEKTYSPSRQALQSAHLDIHGIQIDNKQIITDKNITIDLGGMGKGYGADKLSQYLNEKNITKGTIALSGDIRCLDRCEVYLQSPYSEQTFAKIQSKNPQLSISTSGTYRRFATTQSEHHLINPKTASQGREFVSVSLFTTANNAKIDAYATALSVMSRTEALAFLKKNKEIGFVLVDKEGKILYGNLTNLLDIEWLDYKENPTSPSISKNNSTKPESATSLIHPDTTSPKAMAK; this is encoded by the coding sequence ATGCGCAGTCTCTTTGTTCTTTTATTTCCTCTGTTTATACTTGCACAAGAGGAACTGCAAACACGTACACAAGTACTTATGGGTACTTTTGTAAGCATTTCATTACCACCAAAATACAATCAGGAGATCACCCGATCATTTGAACTGCTCAAACGTATAGAAAATTCCCTCTCTACCTATGATGAGACTGCTGTACTGGCAAACTTGAACAAGGACCATCATGTAAAGTATGATCCTTATCTGGCTGAAGCCCTTACACTTTCAAGAGATTATTATGAACAAACTAATGGTTATTTTGATATTACAATTGGATCGATCTCCAAAAAACTCTATCATTTTGGCGAAGAAAAAACCTATTCACCCTCCAGACAAGCATTGCAAAGTGCGCATCTGGATATCCACGGTATCCAGATAGATAACAAGCAGATCATCACAGATAAAAACATCACCATAGACTTGGGTGGTATGGGGAAAGGCTATGGTGCAGATAAGCTTTCCCAATACCTTAACGAAAAAAATATTACAAAAGGGACCATCGCTCTGAGCGGAGATATCAGATGTTTGGATCGTTGTGAGGTTTATCTTCAGTCACCCTACTCTGAACAGACATTTGCCAAAATCCAAAGTAAAAACCCTCAGCTCTCCATTTCTACAAGCGGGACCTACAGGAGATTTGCCACCACACAATCAGAACATCACCTCATCAATCCAAAAACAGCTTCACAGGGCCGTGAATTTGTGTCCGTATCACTTTTTACCACTGCAAACAATGCAAAGATCGATGCCTATGCCACAGCACTTTCTGTCATGTCCAGAACAGAAGCATTGGCATTTTTAAAAAAAAATAAAGAGATTGGTTTTGTACTGGTAGATAAAGAAGGAAAGATACTTTATGGAAATTTAACCAATCTCCTTGACATAGAGTGGTTAGATTATAAGGAAAACCCGACCAGTCCAAGTATAAGTAAAAATAACAGTACAAAACCTGAAAGTGCTACGAGTTTGATCCATCCCGATACCACAAGTCCAAAGGCAATGGCAAAATAA
- a CDS encoding FMN-binding protein, which produces MKKILFTLLLGTLLSQSSVAGSKASVDDVIKSSFTDVTTIDPKQIILTKKQFSQVQSRAKAAVRTKIYRYYDIKSQTERLGYAVLIARKVRGKKATVLYAFDNCGTLKFTEIMAFGEPPEYIPNKTWMGQLQNRDASATLTVGKDIPTISGSTLSARSITEGARVARAIYEIVLK; this is translated from the coding sequence ATGAAAAAAATCTTGTTTACACTGCTACTCGGGACACTGCTGTCCCAAAGCAGTGTTGCCGGTAGCAAAGCGTCTGTAGATGATGTGATCAAATCTTCATTTACCGATGTGACTACCATAGATCCAAAACAGATTATACTGACAAAAAAACAGTTTTCTCAGGTACAGTCCAGAGCGAAAGCAGCTGTGAGAACTAAAATTTACCGTTATTACGATATTAAAAGTCAAACTGAAAGATTAGGATATGCGGTATTGATAGCAAGAAAAGTAAGAGGAAAGAAGGCCACAGTACTCTATGCATTTGATAACTGCGGTACCTTGAAATTTACGGAAATTATGGCATTTGGCGAACCACCGGAGTACATACCGAACAAAACATGGATGGGCCAACTGCAGAATAGAGATGCGTCGGCAACACTGACCGTAGGAAAAGATATCCCTACGATCAGTGGTTCCACTCTTTCTGCTAGGTCGATCACAGAAGGTGCAAGAGTAGCCAGAGCCATTTATGAAATTGTTTTGAAGTAA
- a CDS encoding porin, whose protein sequence is MKRVTTALSLAAILATGVQAASLEERVTALEEQNTVLTEEVLATQTGGFTLVDTQKSYSGMGPAASKVYFSKNPLSIGGYGEMFYANPDNGDDFADVYRFITYFGYKFNDWIVLNTEIEFEHGADAGNGGKVVVEFFYLDFLLSEQANLRLGHVLTPMGLVNLRHEPTLFNTVQRPDIEKHLLPSTWHENGALVYGRFDSADIDYTVGMINALNLNSEYTRGDDTQSKWIREGRLGASKDASFEPAFVGRVDYTGINGLMVGASVYYGEGSNLKDPKATDPIQDVSGLTTTMFDIHASYDNGPFSMYGLYTQTNLDGAEKLSGNAVEKASGYYVNASYDVSSLVGLDYKLPVFAQYQDFNPVEKTVNGSNEDTFQTEIVTIGLNFFPADQVVLKADYAMKEVNNVDTNTFSFGLGFIF, encoded by the coding sequence ATGAAAAGAGTAACTACGGCATTAAGCCTAGCAGCTATATTGGCAACAGGAGTTCAAGCAGCATCACTAGAGGAGAGAGTGACAGCATTAGAAGAACAGAACACAGTACTTACAGAAGAGGTACTTGCTACACAAACAGGTGGTTTTACACTGGTAGACACACAAAAATCATACAGCGGTATGGGACCAGCAGCTTCTAAAGTCTATTTCTCTAAAAACCCACTCTCTATAGGTGGATATGGCGAGATGTTCTATGCAAATCCTGATAATGGAGATGATTTTGCAGATGTCTATAGATTCATTACCTATTTTGGATACAAATTCAATGACTGGATCGTACTGAACACAGAGATAGAGTTTGAGCATGGTGCTGATGCTGGAAATGGTGGTAAAGTAGTTGTAGAGTTTTTCTATCTTGACTTCTTACTTAGTGAGCAAGCTAACTTAAGACTCGGGCATGTACTTACACCAATGGGGCTGGTAAACCTCAGACATGAACCGACACTCTTCAACACAGTACAAAGACCAGATATTGAAAAACACCTTCTTCCAAGTACTTGGCATGAAAATGGAGCATTGGTCTATGGTAGATTCGACAGTGCAGATATTGACTATACAGTGGGTATGATCAATGCATTGAATCTAAACAGTGAATATACAAGAGGCGATGATACTCAGAGTAAATGGATAAGAGAAGGTAGACTCGGTGCGAGTAAGGATGCATCTTTTGAACCTGCATTTGTAGGACGAGTGGATTATACTGGTATCAATGGACTGATGGTTGGTGCTTCTGTATATTATGGCGAAGGTTCAAACCTTAAAGATCCAAAAGCAACTGATCCAATTCAGGATGTATCTGGACTCACCACTACAATGTTTGATATCCATGCAAGCTATGATAACGGTCCATTCTCAATGTACGGGCTTTACACACAGACAAACTTGGATGGTGCAGAGAAGTTAAGTGGTAATGCAGTTGAAAAAGCAAGTGGTTATTATGTGAATGCATCTTATGATGTCTCTTCGTTAGTAGGACTTGATTATAAATTACCGGTTTTTGCACAGTATCAAGACTTTAACCCTGTAGAAAAGACAGTGAATGGATCAAATGAAGATACATTTCAGACAGAAATTGTTACAATCGGTTTAAATTTCTTCCCTGCAGATCAGGTGGTCTTGAAAGCTGACTACGCGATGAAAGAAGTGAATAATGTAGATACTAATACATTTTCTTTCGGTCTAGGCTTTATATTTTAA
- a CDS encoding YgaP family membrane protein, translating into MTCNIGKVDRIIRIVLGVALLGWGIMNSNIIADVVGGVLLFTAIIGWCPPYALFGINTGCKPKKD; encoded by the coding sequence ATGACATGCAATATAGGAAAAGTAGATAGAATCATTAGGATTGTACTGGGTGTAGCACTACTGGGTTGGGGTATCATGAATAGCAATATCATTGCTGATGTGGTTGGAGGCGTACTTCTCTTTACTGCGATCATCGGATGGTGTCCACCCTATGCCCTGTTTGGGATCAATACTGGATGTAAACCGAAGAAAGATTAA
- a CDS encoding DUF1538 domain-containing protein: MKESLNIFYGDLKNSFKDLLPIIIVVALFQGIIIRTVPDNLTSIIIGLTIVAVGLALFIRGLELGIFPIGEGLAIDFAKKGSVFWLLLFAFTIGFSTTVAEPALIAIADKAALISNGLVDAFWLRMTVALSVGFAIALGTLRILLGHPIAYYIITGYILVVLVTFFAPKEIIGLAYDSGGVTTSTVTVPLVAALGIGLSSSIKGRNPAIDGFGLIAFASLTPMIFVQIYGIIVYSLGETSSAAPVVSEVVETVRSAATAYTFSAMDTFMELLGVIKDVAPILIVIFFFQYLIIKKPVAHLHKIATGIIMVILGLYAFIVGLEMGLFPIGETIAFQLTDMGNNLLIYLFAFLIGFSTTMAEPALLAIAIKAEEISEGKIKQNILRMIVAFGVAIGIGLGSYRIVAGDPIHYYIIVGYIFVIIFTYFAPNYIIPIAYDSGGVTTSTVTVPLVAALGLGLAENIEGRNPLIDGFGLIAFASLFPMLTVMGYGIHAEYYKKRQKVEPSNIEGEVL; this comes from the coding sequence ATGAAAGAAAGTTTAAATATATTTTACGGAGATCTAAAAAATTCTTTTAAAGATCTCCTTCCCATTATCATTGTCGTGGCGCTGTTTCAAGGTATTATCATCCGAACTGTGCCTGATAATCTCACTTCGATCATCATAGGTCTTACAATCGTCGCTGTAGGATTGGCGCTTTTTATCCGTGGTCTTGAACTGGGTATCTTCCCTATAGGTGAAGGATTGGCCATAGACTTTGCTAAAAAAGGCTCGGTCTTTTGGCTATTGCTTTTTGCTTTTACCATAGGATTTTCAACCACTGTCGCAGAGCCTGCACTTATCGCTATTGCAGATAAGGCTGCACTGATATCTAATGGTCTGGTAGATGCATTCTGGCTCCGTATGACCGTGGCGCTCTCTGTAGGTTTTGCCATTGCATTGGGGACACTTCGTATCTTATTGGGTCATCCTATCGCCTACTATATCATTACAGGGTACATCTTGGTCGTACTCGTAACATTTTTTGCGCCTAAAGAGATCATAGGACTGGCATATGACAGTGGAGGAGTCACCACTTCTACGGTCACAGTGCCACTGGTTGCTGCACTGGGAATCGGTTTGTCTTCAAGTATCAAAGGCCGTAACCCTGCCATAGACGGTTTTGGTCTCATCGCTTTTGCATCTCTGACACCTATGATATTTGTACAGATTTACGGCATTATTGTCTATAGTTTAGGAGAGACAAGCAGCGCAGCACCCGTTGTTTCAGAAGTAGTTGAAACTGTAAGGTCTGCAGCAACTGCATATACATTTTCTGCAATGGATACCTTTATGGAACTTCTGGGTGTGATCAAGGATGTTGCCCCTATTCTCATAGTCATATTCTTTTTTCAGTATCTCATTATCAAAAAACCTGTAGCACACTTACATAAAATAGCTACTGGTATCATTATGGTGATCCTGGGACTGTATGCATTCATCGTAGGACTTGAAATGGGGCTTTTCCCTATAGGAGAGACGATTGCCTTTCAGCTCACAGATATGGGCAACAACCTGCTTATTTATCTGTTTGCATTTCTCATAGGTTTCTCTACAACGATGGCAGAACCTGCTCTTTTGGCTATAGCAATCAAAGCAGAAGAGATAAGTGAAGGGAAAATTAAACAAAATATACTTAGAATGATAGTCGCATTTGGTGTAGCTATTGGGATTGGTTTAGGCTCATACCGTATCGTTGCCGGTGATCCGATACATTACTATATAATTGTAGGCTATATCTTTGTTATTATATTTACCTATTTCGCACCAAATTACATTATACCTATTGCCTATGACAGTGGTGGGGTTACTACTTCAACGGTCACTGTACCATTGGTGGCAGCACTGGGCTTGGGATTGGCAGAGAACATAGAGGGACGTAATCCATTGATAGATGGATTTGGTCTCATTGCCTTTGCCTCCCTGTTTCCAATGCTTACTGTGATGGGGTATGGTATTCATGCAGAGTATTATAAAAAGAGACAGAAGGTAGAACCATCCAATATTGAAGGAGAAGTATTATGA
- a CDS encoding CBS domain-containing protein codes for MLVENVMTPKKKLIVISPMSTVREALKLMKEHKVRSVIVDKNTEDGAYGLLTFKNILQSIVAEDGDIDLLNVYDIATTPAFSVSAKLDVKYAARMMVQNSIKRLLVIDNNELYGILTMTDIIGILMDSVE; via the coding sequence ATGTTAGTAGAAAATGTAATGACACCTAAAAAAAAATTGATAGTGATCTCACCGATGTCTACAGTAAGAGAAGCACTAAAGTTAATGAAAGAACATAAAGTACGCTCTGTTATTGTAGATAAAAACACAGAAGATGGTGCCTATGGTCTTTTGACCTTTAAAAATATTTTACAAAGTATTGTTGCAGAAGATGGTGACATAGATCTGCTGAATGTCTATGACATCGCTACAACGCCGGCCTTCTCTGTCTCTGCAAAACTGGATGTAAAATATGCGGCAAGAATGATGGTACAAAACAGTATTAAACGTTTACTCGTCATTGATAATAATGAACTTTACGGTATCCTCACCATGACCGATATCATTGGTATCCTTATGGACAGCGTAGAATAA
- a CDS encoding sensor histidine kinase, giving the protein MISVFILLAIIGYLFFENNRVSMQNAMKFEMMYQARMLSSSIVMKAMDDGAKNEMDLASQHDFLKHLKHCRFQVGYYDKDKQPIYSEVDEFKVTDQSFFIEDGSAYTVMEDKSDHLGVHYIVLKENALSKNVQSLRIKIIGYLVLSFILMGIVGYFLGRLFLRPVREQIESLDNFISDTTHELNTPISAILMTIQSLKDIEPKKLQRLEASAKRLSVMYSSLTYRLEGKVEPSEVLCFSDVVKERVEYVKELIDSKRLHISLDLEPTEVLMPKTSSYRLIDNLLSNAIKYSDVGDSIGITLKDHVLKVKDTGVGIDKKVQEDIFKRYYRENDERGGFGIGLNIVLAICKQYKIKLDLESKKGEGSTFILTFPVVKK; this is encoded by the coding sequence TTGATATCAGTCTTTATTTTACTTGCTATCATAGGATACCTTTTCTTTGAAAATAACCGTGTTTCTATGCAAAATGCCATGAAATTTGAAATGATGTACCAGGCACGCATGCTGTCATCATCCATCGTGATGAAGGCTATGGACGATGGTGCAAAAAACGAGATGGATTTGGCGAGTCAACATGACTTTTTAAAACATTTAAAACATTGCCGTTTTCAAGTAGGATACTATGATAAGGACAAACAACCTATATACTCGGAAGTCGATGAGTTTAAAGTAACGGATCAAAGCTTCTTTATTGAAGATGGAAGTGCTTACACAGTTATGGAAGATAAGAGCGACCATTTAGGTGTGCATTATATCGTGTTAAAAGAGAATGCGCTTTCAAAAAATGTACAGAGTTTACGTATCAAGATCATAGGCTATCTGGTATTATCATTCATACTGATGGGAATCGTAGGATATTTTTTAGGCCGCCTGTTTCTAAGACCTGTTAGAGAACAGATAGAGTCATTGGATAATTTTATTTCAGATACTACACATGAACTCAATACACCCATTTCAGCCATATTGATGACGATACAGTCTCTTAAAGATATCGAGCCTAAAAAATTGCAACGTTTGGAAGCCAGTGCCAAAAGGCTTTCTGTGATGTACAGTTCTCTCACCTATAGACTTGAGGGGAAGGTAGAGCCCTCAGAAGTATTGTGTTTTTCCGATGTGGTAAAAGAGAGGGTTGAGTATGTGAAGGAACTCATTGATTCCAAACGTCTGCATATATCATTGGATCTTGAACCTACAGAAGTGCTGATGCCTAAAACCTCTTCATATAGACTCATAGATAATTTACTCTCTAATGCCATTAAATATTCTGATGTAGGAGATAGCATTGGTATTACGTTGAAAGATCATGTCTTAAAAGTGAAAGATACGGGGGTCGGTATAGATAAAAAGGTACAGGAGGATATCTTTAAACGTTATTATAGAGAAAATGATGAACGTGGAGGTTTTGGGATAGGATTGAATATCGTACTTGCTATTTGTAAACAATACAAAATAAAATTAGACCTGGAGTCTAAAAAAGGAGAAGGAAGTACTTTTATACTTACTTTTCCTGTCGTAAAAAAATAA
- a CDS encoding response regulator transcription factor, with translation MNILLLEDDVILQEIMEEFLVEKGYQVESFFDGEKALDAIGSGSYDMLLLDVNVPNIDGFEILSYLREIGNTTPAIYITSLSGIEDLKKGFDLGADDYLKKPFELEELNARIEHIVRLYRLQEEIEFDGMKFIPKAHQIFLKDGVIEMRQKESQVLEYFIRNIGKIISCDEIIENVWDDENIPAHATIRTYIKNLRKMFDKEYFENIKGEGYRFNIV, from the coding sequence ATGAATATCTTACTACTTGAAGATGATGTGATACTACAGGAGATCATGGAGGAGTTTCTTGTAGAAAAAGGGTATCAAGTAGAGAGTTTTTTTGATGGTGAAAAAGCACTTGACGCGATAGGTTCCGGTTCTTATGATATGCTGCTTTTAGATGTGAATGTACCCAATATTGACGGTTTTGAAATACTCTCCTATCTACGTGAGATCGGTAATACAACACCAGCGATATATATCACCTCTCTTTCAGGGATAGAGGATCTCAAAAAAGGCTTTGATCTGGGTGCAGATGATTACTTGAAAAAGCCTTTTGAACTTGAAGAATTAAATGCCCGGATTGAACATATTGTTAGACTTTACCGATTACAAGAAGAGATAGAGTTTGACGGAATGAAGTTTATTCCCAAAGCACATCAAATTTTTCTAAAAGACGGTGTGATCGAAATGAGACAGAAAGAATCACAGGTACTGGAGTACTTTATCCGCAATATAGGAAAGATCATCTCTTGTGATGAGATCATAGAAAATGTCTGGGATGATGAAAATATTCCTGCCCATGCGACCATACGTACGTATATTAAAAATCTGAGAAAGATGTTTGATAAAGAATATTTTGAGAACATAAAAGGAGAAGGTTATCGTTTTAACATCGTATGA
- a CDS encoding DUF6726 family protein codes for MPELKRSTSTLYILITLLLFSGCTQVVTAPISVASSVVGTTVDVAGSAVNAVTDSDDDACED; via the coding sequence ATGCCAGAACTTAAAAGATCAACATCAACACTCTATATACTCATCACTCTGCTGTTATTTTCTGGGTGTACACAAGTCGTAACAGCACCCATCTCTGTTGCAAGTTCTGTCGTAGGTACGACTGTAGATGTAGCGGGTTCAGCGGTCAATGCAGTCACAGACTCAGACGACGATGCGTGTGAAGATTAA
- a CDS encoding chorismate mutase → MEMKKCSTLEEARSEIDSVDREIVELIAKRNEYIKQIAHFKTSVEEVKAEDRIADVIAHVREQAISLGLSPNLINDLYVRMIDEMVESEISEFKNAQRY, encoded by the coding sequence ATGGAAATGAAAAAGTGTAGCACACTTGAAGAAGCGAGAAGTGAGATCGATAGTGTGGATAGAGAGATAGTAGAACTGATTGCTAAACGCAATGAGTATATTAAACAGATCGCACATTTTAAAACCAGTGTGGAAGAGGTCAAAGCAGAAGATAGGATAGCAGATGTGATCGCCCACGTAAGAGAACAAGCCATTTCCCTTGGTCTGTCTCCTAATCTTATTAATGATCTCTATGTAAGAATGATAGATGAGATGGTGGAAAGTGAGATCTCTGAATTTAAGAATGCCCAGAGATATTAA
- a CDS encoding BamA/TamA family outer membrane protein — protein sequence MLSSTLLSAVENDSNTTKCKTWIFLPYAFSSDATGFAGGISTMRRSLFQPQTRFTATLFTGLPQDVTINEQPDEATFSGGFISFSDYKLPYTDRLFFSFMAFKSYFPKNRYYIDGSHTSHKDDVYISSGDSDFFTTTFRYTLPIGEGVDNPEGLYRLEGGFCVGREDCGGSVPFITGRTSVGIKTFFQTDNTENTEMWEDSIWWENGTSRPTWNTNGLRFFLTHDNTDFDINPSRGYQFQLQYSKDFGWGDSLQSWDFLEFKYNHYFELDTFSFTKQNVLALSLWTGYSFSWDNDTEISPGFDAHRPPMWEGARLGGFNRMRGYDQDRFSDKAAFYAAAEYRAIIDYNPLKDISWIPAKVDWFQVVLFAEAGRVHDQYTIDLVNDMKYDAGISLRAMVSELPIRFDVATSEEGTYLWLMAQHPFDF from the coding sequence TTGTTAAGTAGCACACTTTTAAGTGCAGTGGAAAATGACAGTAATACAACAAAATGTAAAACATGGATCTTTTTACCTTATGCATTTTCCAGTGATGCTACAGGATTTGCAGGAGGGATAAGTACAATGAGAAGAAGCTTGTTCCAACCTCAAACTAGATTTACAGCCACACTCTTTACCGGCCTTCCACAAGATGTGACCATCAATGAGCAGCCGGATGAAGCGACCTTTTCCGGAGGATTTATTTCCTTTTCAGACTATAAACTTCCTTACACCGATCGACTCTTTTTTTCTTTTATGGCTTTCAAAAGTTATTTCCCAAAAAACCGCTACTATATAGATGGCTCACATACATCTCATAAAGATGATGTCTACATAAGTTCAGGTGATTCAGATTTCTTTACCACTACCTTCAGATACACACTTCCCATAGGAGAAGGAGTGGACAACCCTGAAGGCCTCTATAGACTGGAAGGAGGTTTTTGTGTAGGTAGAGAGGATTGTGGAGGCAGTGTACCTTTCATAACCGGTAGAACTTCTGTAGGGATAAAAACATTTTTCCAAACAGACAATACAGAGAATACAGAGATGTGGGAAGATTCTATTTGGTGGGAAAACGGGACATCTCGCCCCACATGGAATACCAATGGGCTGAGATTTTTTCTTACACATGATAATACGGATTTTGATATTAACCCCTCTAGAGGATACCAGTTCCAACTGCAATACTCAAAAGATTTTGGCTGGGGAGACTCCCTTCAGAGTTGGGACTTTTTAGAGTTTAAGTATAATCACTACTTTGAACTTGACACTTTTTCTTTCACAAAACAAAATGTCCTGGCTTTAAGTCTATGGACAGGGTACTCATTCTCCTGGGATAATGATACAGAGATCTCTCCCGGGTTTGATGCACATCGTCCCCCTATGTGGGAAGGGGCAAGACTGGGTGGATTTAATAGGATGAGAGGCTATGATCAAGATCGTTTTTCAGACAAGGCAGCCTTCTACGCTGCTGCGGAATACAGAGCTATCATCGACTACAATCCTCTGAAGGACATCTCCTGGATACCAGCAAAAGTAGATTGGTTTCAGGTCGTTCTGTTTGCAGAAGCCGGAAGGGTACATGATCAATACACGATTGATCTTGTCAATGACATGAAATATGATGCAGGGATCAGTCTACGTGCCATGGTATCCGAATTACCGATACGGTTTGATGTAGCAACTAGTGAAGAAGGTACGTACCTATGGTTGATGGCACAGCATCCATTTGACTTTTGA
- the dnaK gene encoding molecular chaperone DnaK, whose translation MAKVLGIDLGTTNSAMAVYDNGEAKIIANKEGKNTTPSIVAFTDKGEVLVGESAKRQAITNPEKTIYSIKRIMGLMMSEDKAKEAQEKLPYHIIDRSGACAIEVAGKTYTPQEISAKVLMKMKEDAEAYLGETVTDAVITVPAYFNDAQRKATKEAGTIAGLNVLRIINEPTSAALAYGLDKKEAEQIVVYDLGGGTFDVTALETGDGVVEVMATGGDAFLGGDDFDNKIIDFVANEFKAETGIDVKADVMALQRVKDAAETAKKELSSSTETEINLPFITADASGPKHLVTKITRAKFESLIGDLVASTIKTVQGVLKDAGLNTSDINEVVMVGGSTRVPLVQEEMKKFFGKELNKSVNPDEVVALGAAIQGGVLAGDVKDVLLLDVTPLSLGIETLGGVTTKVIEKGTTIPAKKSQVFSTAEDNQPAVSIHVLQGEREFSKDNKSLGMFELRDIPAAPRGVPQIEVTFDIDANGILTVSAQDKGTGKSQEIKITGSSGLSDEEIEKMVQDAEAHKADDEKRKAVVEARNQADALVHQTKKSLSDLGENFDATEKASIEAAIEELEAVIKDDSATKEQIDEKVKALTEKSHKLAEAMYAKEQGGANPEAKKADDDDVIDAEVE comes from the coding sequence ATGGCAAAAGTATTAGGAATAGACTTAGGAACAACAAACTCTGCGATGGCAGTGTATGATAATGGTGAGGCAAAGATCATTGCAAACAAAGAGGGTAAAAATACGACACCTTCTATCGTAGCATTTACAGATAAAGGTGAAGTACTTGTAGGTGAGTCTGCAAAAAGACAAGCGATTACAAACCCTGAGAAAACAATTTACTCTATTAAAAGAATTATGGGTCTTATGATGAGTGAAGATAAGGCTAAAGAAGCACAAGAAAAACTTCCTTACCACATCATAGACAGATCTGGTGCATGTGCTATCGAAGTAGCAGGTAAAACATATACACCACAAGAGATCTCTGCAAAAGTACTTATGAAAATGAAAGAGGATGCAGAAGCATATCTTGGTGAGACTGTAACAGATGCAGTTATTACAGTACCGGCATATTTCAATGATGCGCAAAGAAAAGCAACAAAAGAAGCTGGAACGATCGCAGGACTAAATGTACTTCGTATCATCAACGAACCAACATCAGCTGCGCTTGCATATGGGCTTGATAAAAAAGAAGCAGAGCAGATCGTAGTTTATGACCTAGGTGGTGGTACATTTGACGTTACTGCACTTGAAACTGGTGACGGTGTGGTTGAAGTTATGGCAACAGGTGGAGATGCATTCCTTGGTGGTGATGACTTTGATAACAAGATCATCGATTTCGTAGCAAATGAGTTCAAAGCAGAGACTGGTATAGATGTAAAAGCGGATGTGATGGCGCTTCAAAGAGTTAAAGATGCAGCTGAAACCGCAAAAAAAGAGCTTTCATCATCAACTGAAACGGAAATCAACCTTCCATTTATCACAGCGGATGCATCAGGGCCAAAACACTTGGTGACAAAGATCACTAGAGCAAAATTTGAATCACTTATCGGTGACTTGGTAGCAAGTACGATCAAAACAGTACAAGGTGTACTTAAAGATGCAGGTCTTAACACTTCAGATATCAATGAAGTAGTGATGGTCGGTGGTTCTACAAGAGTACCATTGGTGCAAGAAGAGATGAAAAAATTCTTTGGTAAAGAGCTTAACAAATCTGTGAACCCTGATGAAGTGGTTGCACTTGGAGCGGCTATCCAAGGTGGGGTACTTGCAGGTGATGTAAAAGATGTCCTTTTACTTGATGTAACACCACTTTCTCTTGGTATTGAAACATTAGGTGGAGTGACAACTAAAGTGATAGAAAAAGGAACAACGATCCCAGCGAAGAAGTCACAAGTGTTCTCAACAGCTGAAGACAACCAACCAGCGGTAAGCATCCACGTACTTCAAGGTGAAAGAGAGTTCTCAAAAGACAACAAATCACTTGGTATGTTCGAGCTTAGAGATATCCCTGCAGCACCAAGAGGTGTACCTCAGATCGAAGTAACATTTGACATCGATGCGAATGGTATCTTAACTGTATCTGCGCAAGACAAAGGCACAGGTAAATCTCAAGAGATCAAGATCACTGGTTCGTCAGGACTTTCTGATGAAGAGATCGAAAAAATGGTTCAAGATGCTGAAGCGCACAAAGCTGATGATGAGAAAAGAAAAGCAGTAGTTGAAGCAAGAAATCAGGCAGATGCATTGGTTCATCAGACGAAAAAGTCATTGAGTGATCTAGGTGAAAACTTTGATGCGACAGAAAAAGCAAGTATTGAAGCGGCTATCGAAGAGCTTGAAGCTGTAATTAAAGATGACTCTGCAACAAAAGAGCAGATAGATGAAAAAGTAAAAGCATTGACTGAAAAAAGTCATAAGCTAGCTGAAGCGATGTATGCTAAAGAACAAGGCGGTGCGAACCCGGAAGCAAAAAAAGCGGACGATGACGATGTTATCGATGCTGAAGTAGAGTAA